One segment of Thermoanaerobacter kivui DNA contains the following:
- the purF gene encoding amidophosphoribosyltransferase, protein MGNGGKLKEECGVFGAYSLTTSVHSYIYYGLQALQHRGQESAGIAVYNGENVQCVKGLGLAIEVFNKENLKILEGKMGIGHVRYSTTGSNDIVNAQPLVANFKNEYMALAHNGNLINAEELRNDLENDGRIFQTTTDSEIILHLIAKNYQKGLIEALKETIKQIRGSYALVILTDNKLIGIRDVNGIRPLCIGKKDDTYFLSSESCALDVIGAELIRDVEAGEIVIIDKSGLNSVKLETNKKRMPCVFEYIYFARPDSVIDGKSVYFTRFEMGKRLAMEAPVEADLVVPVPDSGIAAARGYSIQSGIPMGEGLIKNKYIGRTFIAPDQKDRETGVRVKLNVLKELVRGKRIVLIDDSIVRGTTMKRLVNLLKVGGAKEVHVRISSPPVKYSCYFGIDTPTKKELIGARMTVEEMCRLIGADSLQFLSIEGLKKSVGLDSICAGCFDGVYPMYVPKEGSKYLFEKK, encoded by the coding sequence ATGGGAAATGGAGGCAAATTAAAAGAAGAGTGTGGAGTTTTTGGTGCATATAGCTTGACTACTTCTGTGCATTCTTACATTTACTATGGCTTACAAGCTTTACAACACAGGGGGCAGGAAAGTGCAGGTATAGCTGTTTACAACGGTGAAAATGTTCAGTGTGTTAAGGGATTAGGACTTGCTATAGAGGTTTTTAATAAAGAAAATTTAAAGATATTAGAAGGGAAAATGGGTATAGGCCATGTAAGGTATTCTACAACAGGAAGCAATGACATTGTAAATGCACAGCCCCTTGTGGCAAATTTTAAAAATGAGTACATGGCTCTTGCCCACAATGGCAATTTGATAAATGCTGAGGAATTGCGAAATGACCTTGAAAATGATGGTAGAATATTTCAGACGACGACGGACAGCGAAATAATACTCCATTTAATTGCCAAGAACTATCAAAAAGGGTTGATAGAAGCTCTCAAAGAGACTATAAAGCAAATAAGAGGTTCTTATGCTTTAGTGATTTTGACTGACAATAAGTTGATAGGGATAAGGGATGTTAACGGTATAAGGCCTCTTTGTATCGGCAAAAAAGATGACACTTATTTCCTATCTTCTGAGTCTTGTGCTCTTGATGTGATAGGAGCTGAGCTAATACGGGATGTTGAAGCAGGGGAGATAGTCATCATCGACAAAAGTGGGTTAAATTCTGTTAAATTAGAGACAAATAAAAAGAGAATGCCCTGTGTTTTTGAGTATATCTATTTTGCCAGACCAGATAGCGTTATAGATGGCAAAAGCGTTTATTTTACGCGATTTGAGATGGGCAAAAGATTGGCAATGGAAGCACCTGTAGAAGCAGACCTTGTGGTGCCTGTGCCGGATTCGGGGATTGCGGCAGCAAGAGGTTATTCAATACAATCGGGTATACCTATGGGAGAAGGACTTATCAAAAACAAGTACATTGGCAGGACTTTTATAGCGCCCGACCAAAAAGACAGGGAGACAGGAGTTAGGGTAAAATTAAATGTGTTAAAGGAATTGGTAAGAGGGAAAAGGATAGTTTTGATTGACGATTCAATAGTGAGGGGTACTACGATGAAAAGATTAGTTAATTTATTAAAAGTTGGAGGAGCAAAAGAAGTACACGTGCGAATAAGCTCGCCTCCTGTTAAATATTCCTGTTATTTTGGAATTGACACCCCTACAAAAAAAGAGCTAATAGGAGCCAGAATGACAGTTGAAGAAATGTGCAGATTGATAGGAGCTGATAGCCTTCAATTTTTAAGCATTGAAGGCCTTAAAAAAAGTGTAGGATTAGATTCTATTTGTGCAGGATGTTTTGATGGAGTATATCCTATGTATGTGCCAAAAGAAGGAAGTAAATATCTCTTTGAGAAGAAATAA
- the purM gene encoding phosphoribosylformylglycinamidine cyclo-ligase, producing the protein MKYKDAGVNIDEGNRLVEMIKPIAKQTMTDNVLEGVGGFAGLVEIKNYKNPVLVSSTDGVGTKLKIAFMMDKHDTIGIDLVAMCVNDIIVTGAKPIFFLDYFATGKLKSEVAVEVIKGIAEGCKMAGCALIGGETAELPGFYKEGEYDLAGFAVGVAEKEGLIDPNRMCEGDVILGLPSSGIHSNGYSLVRKIFFEENNLSVKDFIPELDMKLGEVLLTPTKIYVRSIEALKGLKIKGIAHITGGGFIDNIPRIVKKGLSAKIDKGTWEIPPIFKLIQKMGKVEEREMFRTFNMGIGMIVIVSPEEVDEAINRLGQIGDKVYVIGEIQKGEGGVVL; encoded by the coding sequence ATGAAATATAAAGACGCTGGGGTAAATATAGATGAGGGCAATAGGCTGGTGGAAATGATAAAGCCTATAGCAAAGCAAACTATGACAGACAATGTTTTAGAAGGCGTAGGAGGCTTTGCAGGGCTTGTTGAAATAAAAAATTACAAAAATCCTGTACTTGTATCCAGTACTGATGGTGTTGGGACCAAACTTAAGATAGCTTTTATGATGGACAAGCATGATACAATAGGCATAGACCTTGTGGCTATGTGTGTAAATGATATTATTGTAACAGGCGCAAAGCCTATTTTTTTCCTTGACTATTTTGCAACGGGAAAGTTAAAAAGTGAAGTGGCAGTTGAGGTAATTAAGGGGATCGCAGAAGGTTGTAAAATGGCTGGATGTGCTTTAATAGGGGGTGAAACAGCAGAGCTTCCGGGCTTTTACAAGGAAGGAGAATACGACCTTGCTGGTTTTGCGGTAGGTGTTGCGGAAAAAGAAGGGTTAATTGACCCAAATCGCATGTGTGAAGGTGATGTGATATTAGGACTTCCTTCTTCTGGCATTCACAGTAATGGCTATTCTTTAGTTAGAAAAATCTTTTTTGAGGAAAACAATCTTTCTGTTAAGGACTTTATACCTGAACTTGACATGAAATTAGGAGAAGTGCTTTTAACTCCCACAAAAATATATGTCAGGTCAATAGAGGCATTAAAGGGGTTAAAAATTAAAGGAATAGCCCATATTACAGGTGGAGGTTTTATTGACAACATCCCAAGGATTGTAAAGAAGGGGTTGTCTGCAAAAATAGATAAAGGTACATGGGAAATACCGCCTATATTTAAACTAATTCAAAAAATGGGCAAAGTTGAAGAAAGAGAAATGTTTAGAACATTTAACATGGGCATTGGCATGATAGTTATAGTAAGCCCTGAAGAAGTAGATGAAGCAATAAATAGATTAGGTCAAATAGGGGATAAAGTGTATGTCATAGGTGAAATACAAAAGGGTGAAGGCGGTGTAGTTTTATGA
- the purN gene encoding phosphoribosylglycinamide formyltransferase — protein MNLVVMASGNGSDLQSIIDAIEEGYIKATVCAVISDKKEAYALERAKKHGIAAYCLPKKELKERFQQELLKLLEKINPDGIILAGCITILDEKIVQKFPNRIINIHPSLIPAFCGEGFYGMKVHKAVYEYGVKYTGCTVHFVDSGADTGPIILQEVVKVDEEDTPETIAKKVLEVEHKVLPYAVKLFTEGKLIVEGRKVRIKG, from the coding sequence ATGAACCTTGTAGTAATGGCATCAGGAAATGGGAGTGATTTACAGTCAATAATTGATGCCATTGAGGAAGGTTATATTAAAGCCACTGTATGTGCTGTGATAAGTGACAAAAAAGAGGCATACGCTCTTGAAAGAGCAAAAAAACACGGAATTGCTGCTTATTGCCTTCCTAAAAAGGAATTAAAAGAGAGATTTCAACAAGAATTGTTAAAACTTCTTGAAAAAATAAACCCCGATGGAATAATACTTGCTGGCTGTATAACAATTCTCGACGAAAAAATCGTGCAAAAGTTTCCTAATAGAATAATAAACATACATCCCTCCCTCATTCCCGCCTTTTGTGGGGAAGGCTTTTATGGAATGAAAGTACATAAAGCGGTGTACGAATACGGAGTAAAATACACAGGCTGCACGGTTCACTTTGTGGACAGTGGTGCTGATACAGGACCTATTATCCTTCAGGAAGTTGTGAAAGTCGATGAAGAGGATACGCCAGAGACCATTGCCAAAAAAGTGCTTGAAGTAGAACACAAAGTTTTACCTTATGCAGTCAAGCTTTTTACAGAAGGAAAGCTCATAGTAGAAGGAAGGAAAGTGCGCATAAAAGGATAG
- the purH gene encoding bifunctional phosphoribosylaminoimidazolecarboxamide formyltransferase/IMP cyclohydrolase, giving the protein MAKRALISVSKKEGIVDLAKKLNELGYEIISTGGTYNLLKENGVNVVKVSDITGFPEIMDGRVKTLHPKIHAGLLAVRDNEEHMKALKEHGIEPIDIVVINLYPFKETILKENVALEEAIENIDIGGPSMIRAAAKNYKYVTILVDPKDYDMVIREIKENGNTKEETRFYLAAKAFGHTALYDSLIYNYLIEKTGVEFPEVMTFAYEKAQDMRYGENPHQKAAFYKNHLKAYGIAECEQLHGKELSFNNINDANAAIELLREFEEPAVVAIKHTNPCGVAVADDIYNAYLKAYECDPVSIFGGIVALNRTVDVKTAEKLIKIFLEIVIAPDFESEALEILKKKKNLRILKLKEGYVREYDLKKVEGGLLVQEKDEVDLEEDNLKVVTKKAPSPKEMEDLRFAWKVVKHVKSNAIVLAKDGATVGIGVGQVNRICSTEQAIRQAGEKAKGSVLSSDAFFPFPDVVEAAVKGGITAIIQPGGSQNDASSIEAADKGGISMIFTGIRHFKH; this is encoded by the coding sequence ATGGCAAAAAGAGCATTAATCAGTGTCTCAAAAAAAGAAGGGATAGTGGACTTAGCTAAGAAGCTCAATGAACTGGGCTATGAGATAATATCAACAGGTGGGACTTATAACCTTCTTAAAGAAAATGGCGTAAATGTAGTAAAAGTATCAGACATAACAGGATTTCCCGAAATTATGGATGGAAGGGTAAAGACACTTCATCCGAAAATCCACGCAGGGCTTCTTGCTGTAAGAGATAATGAAGAACACATGAAAGCCCTTAAAGAGCATGGTATTGAGCCTATCGATATCGTCGTAATAAACCTCTATCCCTTTAAAGAGACTATTCTTAAAGAAAATGTTGCTTTAGAAGAGGCTATAGAAAACATAGATATTGGCGGTCCTTCAATGATAAGAGCTGCTGCTAAAAACTACAAGTATGTGACTATTCTTGTTGACCCAAAAGACTATGATATGGTTATAAGGGAAATAAAAGAGAACGGTAATACTAAAGAAGAGACAAGGTTTTATCTTGCGGCAAAAGCCTTTGGACATACAGCACTTTATGATTCTTTAATATACAATTACTTAATAGAAAAGACTGGTGTAGAGTTCCCAGAGGTTATGACATTTGCTTATGAAAAAGCCCAAGACATGAGATATGGCGAAAACCCTCACCAAAAAGCGGCTTTCTATAAGAATCATTTAAAAGCTTATGGTATTGCAGAATGTGAACAATTGCATGGCAAAGAGCTTTCTTTTAACAATATAAACGATGCTAATGCGGCGATAGAACTTTTAAGAGAGTTTGAAGAGCCTGCAGTGGTTGCTATAAAGCACACAAATCCTTGTGGAGTAGCTGTTGCAGATGACATATACAATGCTTACTTAAAAGCCTATGAATGTGACCCTGTATCCATATTTGGAGGTATTGTGGCATTAAATAGGACTGTAGATGTTAAAACAGCTGAAAAATTGATAAAGATATTCCTTGAAATTGTAATTGCCCCTGACTTTGAATCTGAGGCTTTAGAGATTTTAAAGAAAAAGAAAAACTTGAGAATATTGAAACTTAAAGAAGGATACGTGAGAGAATATGATTTAAAGAAAGTAGAAGGCGGACTTTTAGTACAAGAAAAAGATGAAGTAGACTTAGAAGAGGATAATTTAAAAGTAGTTACCAAAAAAGCACCCTCTCCAAAAGAAATGGAAGATTTGAGGTTTGCATGGAAAGTAGTAAAGCACGTAAAATCTAATGCAATTGTACTTGCAAAAGATGGCGCAACTGTAGGTATTGGCGTTGGACAAGTCAACAGAATATGCTCGACAGAACAAGCAATAAGACAAGCTGGTGAAAAAGCAAAAGGAAGTGTTCTTTCATCAGATGCCTTTTTCCCATTCCCAGATGTTGTGGAAGCAGCTGTAAAAGGCGGCATAACTGCTATAATTCAGCCAGGTGGCTCACAAAACGATGCTTCATCAATTGAAGCTGCGGATAAGGGCGGCATATCTATGATATTCACAGGTATAAGGCATTTTAAACATTGA
- the purD gene encoding phosphoribosylamine--glycine ligase — protein MKVLVIGGGGREHAIVHKLSKSPKVDKIYCAPGNAGIAALAECVDIKAGDVEKLKEFTLQNNIDLTVVGPEMPLVQGIVDEFEKEGLKIFGPKKDAAAIEGSKYFTKQLLHKYNIPTGRFKAFEKYQDALKFLKETWHPVVMKADGLAQGKGVFIVENFIEAKEVLDLMMKKKIFGTAGDTVIIEEMLFGKEASVFAFTDGKAIVPMVSAMDYKKIYEEDKGPNTGGMGSIAPNPYFDDKLLKEVMDKILKPVINALQKEGIVYKGVLYAGLMLTKEGPKVLEFNARFGDPETQVVLPLLKTDLVDIIEAIIEEKLDKIHIEWENKEAVCVVAASHGYPREYQTGFEITGLEDVKGAFVYHAGTALKEGKIVTAGGRVLAVTAIGDSYKEARDKVYEELKKINFKGMYYRKDIAIV, from the coding sequence ATGAAAGTTTTAGTGATAGGCGGAGGAGGGAGAGAACACGCTATTGTCCACAAACTTTCAAAGAGCCCTAAGGTGGACAAAATTTACTGCGCTCCCGGAAATGCTGGAATAGCTGCCCTTGCGGAATGCGTCGATATAAAAGCTGGCGATGTTGAAAAACTTAAAGAATTTACTCTTCAAAATAACATTGACCTAACAGTTGTAGGTCCTGAAATGCCTTTAGTACAGGGAATTGTGGATGAGTTTGAAAAAGAGGGGCTTAAAATCTTTGGACCTAAAAAAGATGCTGCAGCGATTGAAGGAAGCAAATACTTTACCAAACAATTGCTTCATAAATACAATATTCCTACTGGAAGATTTAAAGCTTTTGAAAAATATCAGGATGCACTGAAATTTTTAAAAGAAACGTGGCATCCCGTTGTGATGAAAGCAGACGGGCTTGCACAGGGCAAAGGGGTGTTCATTGTAGAAAACTTCATAGAGGCAAAGGAAGTTCTTGACCTCATGATGAAGAAAAAAATATTTGGAACGGCAGGAGATACTGTCATCATAGAGGAAATGCTGTTTGGGAAAGAAGCATCTGTATTTGCTTTTACAGACGGTAAGGCTATTGTACCTATGGTTTCGGCTATGGATTACAAAAAGATTTACGAAGAAGACAAAGGGCCTAATACTGGTGGTATGGGCAGCATTGCACCAAATCCCTATTTTGACGACAAACTCTTAAAAGAAGTGATGGACAAAATATTGAAGCCAGTGATAAACGCACTACAAAAAGAAGGCATTGTATATAAAGGAGTGTTGTATGCAGGGTTAATGCTTACAAAAGAGGGTCCTAAAGTCCTTGAGTTTAATGCGAGATTTGGAGATCCTGAAACACAAGTTGTATTGCCTCTTTTAAAAACAGACCTTGTTGATATAATTGAAGCTATAATAGAGGAAAAACTTGATAAAATCCACATAGAGTGGGAAAATAAAGAAGCTGTATGCGTGGTTGCGGCATCTCATGGTTATCCAAGGGAATATCAAACAGGTTTTGAAATAACAGGGTTAGAAGATGTAAAGGGAGCTTTTGTATATCACGCAGGGACAGCTTTAAAAGAAGGGAAAATTGTAACGGCAGGAGGAAGAGTACTCGCTGTTACAGCAATTGGAGATTCATATAAAGAGGCGAGAGACAAAGTATATGAGGAACTTAAAAAAATAAATTTCAAAGGCATGTATTACAGGAAAGATATTGCTATAGTATAA
- the murI gene encoding glutamate racemase has translation MDSRPIGVFDSGVGGLTVLKRLVEVLPGEDYIYFGDTKRVPYGDRSSKEIKKFAEQIINFMKEKKVKAVVIACNTTCATINKEDYDVILFDVLQAGAQSAAVFTVNKKVGVIGTTRTVESKSYEKNIKNIDKNIEVYQVACPDFVPIIEKGLSNSPVAYQAANKYLVSLKDKNIDTLVLGCTHYPLMAEVIEEIMGENVKLVDPAIKLAYDVKDYLIQQNLLNPQEKGSIQFFVSGDKDNFIKTAELILGEKVDNIYVVNIEKY, from the coding sequence ATGGACTCAAGACCTATTGGGGTATTTGACTCAGGAGTGGGAGGACTGACAGTACTTAAAAGGCTTGTTGAGGTTTTGCCAGGAGAAGATTATATCTATTTTGGAGATACCAAAAGAGTGCCTTATGGTGACAGAAGCAGTAAAGAGATAAAGAAATTTGCAGAGCAAATCATAAATTTCATGAAAGAAAAAAAGGTAAAAGCTGTGGTAATAGCGTGTAATACCACTTGTGCTACTATAAATAAAGAAGATTACGATGTCATTCTCTTTGACGTTCTTCAAGCAGGTGCCCAAAGTGCGGCAGTGTTTACAGTAAACAAAAAAGTAGGAGTTATTGGAACTACAAGGACGGTTGAAAGTAAAAGCTATGAAAAAAACATAAAAAACATTGATAAAAATATTGAGGTTTACCAAGTTGCATGTCCGGATTTTGTTCCAATTATTGAAAAAGGTCTTTCCAATTCTCCTGTAGCCTACCAAGCCGCAAATAAGTATTTGGTAAGCCTCAAAGATAAAAATATAGATACACTTGTTTTGGGGTGTACTCATTATCCTTTGATGGCGGAGGTTATCGAAGAAATCATGGGAGAAAATGTGAAACTCGTTGACCCAGCGATTAAGTTGGCTTATGATGTAAAAGACTATTTGATTCAACAAAACTTATTAAATCCACAAGAAAAAGGGAGTATTCAATTTTTTGTAAGCGGTGATAAAGATAATTTCATAAAAACAGCAGAGCTGATATTGGGCGAAAAAGTTGACAATATTTATGTTGTGAATATAGAAAAATACTAA
- a CDS encoding M20 metallopeptidase family protein, translating into MDILSEVKKIEKEVIDLRRKIHMYPELGFEETKTSELVYDYLKSLGIEVKRMAKTGVVGTLKGDGSKTIAIRADMDALPIQEENDIEYASQIPGKMHACGHDVHTAVLFGTAKILASLKDNLKGNVKFIFQPAEETTGGALPMIEEGVLEDPKVDAIIGLHVDPELQVGQIGITYGKAYASSDMFDIIVKGKSSHGAEPHKSVDSIVIAANIVNMLQTIVSRNANPLSPIVLTIGTIEGGHARNIIANKVRMSGIIRMMEEDKRDEVVEMAEKICQNVAKAMGGEVEFKRIKGYPCLVNHKEMTDLVKKAASSVLGYHNVVEVAPTMGVEDFAYFLERVPGCFYKLGCGNKEKGIDKPIHNNQFNVDEDCIKIGVAVNVATVLNYLSD; encoded by the coding sequence GTGGATATATTATCAGAGGTGAAAAAAATTGAAAAAGAAGTGATAGATTTAAGGCGGAAAATACACATGTACCCCGAATTGGGATTTGAAGAGACAAAAACTTCTGAACTTGTTTATGACTATTTAAAAAGTTTAGGAATTGAAGTGAAAAGAATGGCTAAAACTGGTGTTGTAGGTACCCTTAAAGGCGACGGCAGCAAGACGATAGCCATAAGGGCAGATATGGACGCACTTCCAATTCAAGAAGAAAATGATATAGAATACGCCTCTCAAATTCCAGGTAAGATGCATGCCTGTGGCCACGATGTTCATACAGCAGTTCTTTTTGGCACTGCTAAGATTTTGGCAAGTTTAAAGGACAATTTAAAGGGGAATGTTAAATTTATATTTCAGCCGGCAGAAGAAACAACTGGTGGAGCACTTCCAATGATTGAAGAAGGGGTTTTAGAGGACCCTAAAGTGGATGCTATTATAGGACTACATGTGGACCCTGAACTTCAGGTGGGACAAATAGGAATAACCTATGGAAAAGCTTATGCTTCATCAGATATGTTTGACATAATAGTAAAAGGCAAAAGCAGTCATGGAGCAGAGCCGCATAAATCAGTAGATTCGATAGTAATTGCTGCAAATATTGTAAATATGCTACAAACAATAGTTAGTAGAAATGCAAATCCTTTAAGCCCCATCGTACTTACTATAGGGACAATTGAGGGAGGACATGCGAGAAATATAATCGCTAATAAAGTTAGGATGTCAGGGATTATAAGGATGATGGAAGAGGATAAAAGAGACGAAGTTGTTGAAATGGCGGAAAAAATTTGTCAAAATGTAGCTAAAGCCATGGGAGGAGAAGTGGAGTTTAAAAGAATAAAAGGATATCCATGCCTTGTCAATCACAAAGAAATGACAGACCTTGTAAAAAAAGCTGCTTCTTCCGTATTAGGTTACCATAATGTGGTAGAAGTTGCACCTACAATGGGGGTAGAAGATTTTGCCTATTTTTTAGAAAGAGTGCCAGGGTGTTTTTATAAGCTTGGCTGTGGAAACAAAGAAAAAGGAATAGATAAGCCTATACACAACAACCAATTTAATGTAGATGAAGATTGCATTAAAATAGGTGTTGCTGTTAATGTGGCTACAGTGCTAAATTATCTAAGTGATTAA
- a CDS encoding S-ribosylhomocysteine lyase, whose protein sequence is MDIKVESFKLDHRTVKAPYVRKAEQLVGPKGDIITKYDVRLIQPNTDAIPTGGMHTLEHLFATYFREYYDDIIDISPMGCRTGFYLIKFGDTPLEELKETLKKVLQKVIETKEEEVPAVNEIQCGNYKDHSLFTAKEYAKQVLLKLE, encoded by the coding sequence ATGGATATTAAAGTTGAAAGCTTTAAACTGGATCACAGAACTGTAAAGGCGCCATATGTGAGAAAAGCAGAGCAACTGGTGGGGCCAAAAGGAGACATTATAACGAAATATGATGTGAGGCTTATCCAACCTAACACTGATGCCATTCCAACAGGGGGCATGCATACGTTAGAACATTTATTTGCGACCTATTTTAGGGAATATTATGATGACATTATTGATATATCGCCAATGGGATGTAGAACAGGATTTTACTTAATAAAATTTGGAGATACTCCTTTAGAGGAATTGAAAGAGACTTTGAAAAAAGTCTTGCAAAAGGTCATAGAAACCAAAGAAGAGGAAGTACCAGCAGTAAACGAAATTCAGTGTGGCAATTATAAAGACCATTCCCTTTTTACTGCAAAGGAATACGCAAAGCAGGTGCTTTTAAAGCTTGAATGA
- the spoVB gene encoding stage V sporulation protein B codes for MHNRSFIRGAFILTVANIIDRGIGFVFRIILSNILGPEGTGIYQLVLPIYFVSITFLTSGIMAVTSRFVSEERAKGNKKNMFKILKITFLIVLIIAFTISSLLFFNTKYVAEKLLHEPRALLSILIFAPVLIIVASSSVFKGFFQGVINMIPASVSEIVEQIVRVSTTLYLIQLFTGAKLEYLVAIAIFGISVGEIVSFLMYILFYKREVKIINKEMPYDGKEWDTFSIVKTIVVTSIPITFSKLIVNVLDLAESLIIPSRLVVSGLTHSEAMSEFGKMLGMAVPLAYMPAVITSSLSTTVLPAVSEAAALKKWDTVRLRINQAIGYTTLVAFPAIILFLALPEQISQLLYPSSPGVGAFVRVISMGSIFAFLEAVVASILHGLGKQTVVLKNSIIWLGVCIIGMYYLTAMPQLRLFGYIYSFIFADALILMLNMFELIKMTGLRIDYLNWLIKPITASIIMGIIVIIIHSKLLTVNVNMWINIFLSIFIGIPAYLLLCSALKLPYLEDLRKIILLKN; via the coding sequence ATGCACAATAGGTCTTTTATTCGCGGTGCTTTTATATTAACTGTTGCCAATATCATAGATAGAGGTATTGGTTTTGTTTTTAGAATAATTTTATCAAACATATTAGGGCCAGAGGGCACTGGAATATATCAATTGGTCCTTCCTATATACTTTGTGTCTATAACTTTTTTGACCTCCGGCATAATGGCTGTAACTTCTCGCTTTGTTTCAGAAGAAAGAGCAAAAGGAAACAAAAAAAATATGTTTAAAATTTTAAAAATTACTTTTTTGATAGTATTGATAATTGCTTTTACTATTTCTTCGTTGCTATTTTTTAATACTAAGTACGTAGCTGAAAAGTTACTTCACGAACCAAGAGCACTTTTATCAATTCTCATTTTTGCACCGGTGCTTATCATTGTTGCTTCTTCATCAGTGTTTAAGGGATTTTTTCAAGGAGTTATAAATATGATACCTGCTTCAGTTTCAGAAATTGTTGAACAAATAGTACGGGTATCAACAACTTTATATTTAATACAGCTTTTTACAGGAGCTAAACTTGAATATTTAGTAGCGATAGCTATATTTGGCATATCTGTAGGTGAAATTGTCAGTTTTCTTATGTACATACTTTTTTACAAAAGGGAAGTAAAAATTATAAACAAAGAAATGCCTTATGATGGAAAGGAATGGGATACTTTTTCTATAGTAAAAACGATAGTGGTTACTTCCATACCTATAACTTTTTCAAAATTAATTGTAAATGTGTTGGATTTAGCGGAATCTTTAATAATTCCTTCAAGACTTGTTGTCTCAGGTCTCACTCACAGTGAAGCGATGTCTGAATTTGGCAAAATGTTAGGTATGGCAGTGCCTCTTGCATACATGCCAGCAGTTATAACTTCAAGTCTTTCCACTACTGTACTTCCTGCAGTTTCTGAAGCAGCTGCTCTAAAAAAGTGGGATACAGTAAGACTTAGGATTAACCAAGCAATTGGCTATACTACTTTAGTAGCTTTTCCTGCTATAATTTTATTTTTAGCTCTTCCTGAGCAAATTTCTCAGCTTTTGTATCCTTCTTCCCCAGGAGTAGGGGCTTTTGTGAGAGTGATTTCCATGGGAAGTATTTTCGCCTTTCTAGAAGCAGTAGTAGCGAGTATTCTCCATGGATTAGGAAAACAAACTGTAGTTTTAAAGAATTCCATAATATGGCTAGGAGTCTGTATTATAGGTATGTATTACTTGACCGCTATGCCACAACTTAGACTTTTTGGATATATATACAGCTTTATATTTGCCGATGCTCTTATTTTAATGCTAAATATGTTTGAGCTCATAAAAATGACAGGATTAAGAATAGACTATTTAAATTGGCTTATAAAACCGATAACAGCATCAATAATTATGGGAATAATTGTTATAATTATCCACAGTAAATTGTTGACAGTTAATGTTAATATGTGGATAAATATTTTTTTATCAATTTTTATAGGAATTCCTGCCTATTTACTGCTTTGCTCTGCGCTGAAACTACCTTATCTTGAGGATTTAAGAAAAATAATTTTGTTGAAAAATTAA